In Geobacter anodireducens, a genomic segment contains:
- a CDS encoding ABC transporter permease translates to MFDRLKTMLIKEAIQILRDPKMRFIILVIPAIQITLFGYAVNTDVKHIATAVYDLDNSALSRDLVARLERSGYFDIVQRVQRGDELRDLLDRGKVRAAVQINRGFQENIRAGRTATLPIIVDGTDPSTARIVVSYSVTIAERFSDQILTDYSLRRGGRTMGAKGIELESRAWFNANLESRNYYVPGVIASMVLITTMVLSSMAVVREKEIGTMEQIIVTPIQRWEFIVGKLVPFAIVGYINVTIVTCIALFWFKIPLRGSILLLIGSTALFLMSTLGFGLLISTISRTQQQAMMSSFMFTFPAMLLSGFAFPIENMPASIQYATYLNPLRYYLVIIRGIFLKGIGLGILWPQLAALALLGSVVLLFAVGRFRKSVG, encoded by the coding sequence ATGTTCGATCGCTTGAAAACCATGCTCATAAAAGAGGCAATACAGATCCTGCGGGACCCGAAGATGCGGTTCATCATCCTCGTTATCCCGGCGATCCAGATCACCCTCTTCGGCTACGCGGTCAACACCGATGTCAAGCACATCGCCACGGCGGTTTACGATCTGGACAACAGTGCCCTGAGCCGCGACCTCGTTGCCCGCCTGGAACGCTCCGGCTACTTCGACATCGTGCAGCGGGTGCAACGGGGAGATGAACTGCGCGATCTGCTGGACCGGGGAAAAGTTCGGGCCGCGGTGCAGATAAATCGGGGATTCCAAGAAAACATCCGCGCCGGACGGACCGCAACGCTCCCGATTATTGTCGACGGCACTGACCCGAGCACCGCCAGGATCGTCGTGAGCTATTCGGTAACCATTGCCGAACGGTTCAGCGATCAGATCCTGACCGACTATTCCCTGCGAAGGGGTGGCAGGACCATGGGAGCCAAGGGCATCGAACTGGAAAGCCGGGCCTGGTTCAACGCCAACCTGGAGAGCCGCAACTACTACGTGCCGGGGGTCATCGCCTCCATGGTCCTGATCACCACAATGGTGCTCTCCAGCATGGCCGTGGTGCGCGAAAAGGAGATCGGCACCATGGAGCAGATCATCGTCACGCCGATCCAGCGGTGGGAATTCATTGTGGGCAAGCTGGTTCCGTTCGCCATCGTGGGCTACATCAACGTCACCATCGTGACCTGCATTGCGCTCTTCTGGTTCAAAATTCCTCTCAGGGGCAGCATTCTGCTGCTCATCGGCTCAACCGCCCTGTTCCTGATGAGCACCCTCGGATTCGGGCTGCTCATATCAACCATCAGCCGGACACAGCAGCAGGCCATGATGAGTTCGTTCATGTTCACGTTCCCGGCCATGCTCCTGTCGGGCTTTGCGTTTCCCATCGAAAACATGCCCGCGAGCATCCAGTATGCCACCTACCTGAACCCGCTTCGCTACTACCTGGTCATCATCCGGGGCATCTTCCTCAAGGGGATCGGGCTCGGCATCCTGTGGCCGCAGCTTGCGGCGCTGGCGCTGCTGGGCTCGGTCGTGCTCCTTTTTGCGGTTGGCCGATTTAGAAAATCGGTGGGGTAA